In Aerosakkonema funiforme FACHB-1375, the following are encoded in one genomic region:
- a CDS encoding NADP-dependent isocitrate dehydrogenase gives MYKQISPPDTGSKIAFENGEPIVPDNPIIPYIRGDGTGVDIWPATQKTIDAAVQFAYGGKRQISWFKVYAGDEACEKYGTYEYLPQDTLQAIEEYGIAIKGPLTTPIGGGIRSLNVALRQIFDLYACIRPCRYYAGTPSPHKNPEKLDVIVYRENTEDIYLGIEWRQGSEIGDKLIHLLNHELIPATPEHGKKQIPLDSGIGIKPISKTGSQRLVRRAIKHALRLPKHKQMVTLVHKGNIMKYTEGAFRDWGYELATAEFRAECVTERESWILSNKEKKADISLEENARQIEPGYDSLTPEKQAAICREVENVLNSIWETHGNGQWKNKIMVNDRIADSIFQQIQTRPDEYSILATMNLNGDYLSDAAAAIVGGLGMGPGANIGDKCAIFEATHGTAPKHAGLDRINPGSLILSAVMMLEYMGWQEAADLIKKGIGDAIANREVTYDLARLMEPPVEPPLKCSEFAEAVIEHFK, from the coding sequence ATGTACAAACAGATAAGTCCTCCAGACACCGGGTCTAAGATCGCCTTTGAAAACGGCGAACCCATCGTTCCCGATAACCCAATTATTCCCTATATTCGCGGAGACGGGACAGGCGTGGACATTTGGCCTGCCACTCAAAAGACGATCGACGCCGCCGTCCAATTTGCCTATGGTGGCAAGCGTCAAATCAGCTGGTTTAAAGTATACGCCGGCGATGAAGCCTGTGAAAAGTACGGCACTTATGAGTATTTGCCTCAAGACACCCTCCAGGCGATCGAAGAATACGGTATTGCCATCAAAGGCCCACTGACAACCCCGATTGGGGGTGGTATTCGTTCTTTAAACGTGGCATTGCGACAAATCTTTGACCTTTACGCTTGTATCCGTCCATGTCGCTACTACGCAGGCACCCCGTCACCTCACAAAAATCCAGAAAAACTGGATGTCATTGTTTATCGGGAAAATACAGAAGATATTTACCTGGGCATTGAGTGGCGGCAAGGTAGCGAGATTGGTGATAAACTGATTCACTTGCTCAATCACGAACTGATCCCAGCTACTCCGGAACACGGCAAAAAACAGATTCCCCTCGACTCCGGTATTGGCATCAAACCAATCAGCAAAACAGGTTCCCAGCGCCTTGTCCGCCGTGCGATCAAGCACGCCTTGCGATTGCCCAAGCATAAGCAGATGGTGACTTTGGTGCATAAGGGCAATATCATGAAATACACCGAAGGTGCGTTTCGCGACTGGGGTTACGAGTTAGCAACTGCGGAATTTCGAGCTGAGTGCGTCACTGAACGGGAATCCTGGATTCTCAGTAACAAGGAGAAGAAAGCCGATATCTCCCTAGAAGAGAATGCCCGTCAAATCGAGCCTGGGTACGACTCTTTAACGCCGGAAAAGCAAGCTGCCATCTGCCGGGAAGTAGAAAATGTGCTTAACTCTATTTGGGAAACTCACGGGAACGGACAGTGGAAAAATAAGATAATGGTGAACGATCGCATCGCCGATAGCATTTTCCAACAAATTCAGACCCGCCCGGATGAGTACTCCATCCTAGCTACCATGAACCTCAATGGCGATTATTTATCCGATGCCGCAGCTGCTATTGTCGGTGGTCTGGGCATGGGGCCTGGAGCTAATATTGGCGATAAATGTGCTATTTTCGAGGCGACTCACGGCACCGCACCCAAACACGCCGGTTTGGATCGAATTAACCCAGGTTCGCTGATTCTATCCGCCGTTATGATGCTGGAGTACATGGGTTGGCAAGAAGCAGCTGACTTAATCAAAAAGGGTATTGGGGATGCGATCGCCAACCGCGAGGTAACATACGACTTAGCTCGATTGATGGAACCCCCAGTAGAGCCGCCCCTGAAGTGTTCTGAATTTGCCGAAGCAGTGATTGAACACTTTAAATAA
- a CDS encoding LptF/LptG family permease, producing MKTVTQYFNPLRSLTFGISIMDRYLMGELIAPFLFGSALFSSVAVAIGSLDLVRKVTEAGLPLSTALKVFVLKMPFFIAFSLPASMLLATLLAYSRLSGDSELIALRSCGVSAYRLILPAIFMSFVVTGIAFTFNELVVPAANYQAELTLDIALKQDRKDFQENNIIYPEFGEVEQANGEKLEVLKRLFYAEQFDGEVMKNITIVDRSRTGVNQIVVSESAQWNTVENTWDFFNGTIYLISPDSSYRNILRFEHHQLQLPRAPLDFAKKRPKADEMNIAQVQEQIKLIKPSGDYKEIRKLNIRLQQKIALPFACLVFGLVGAVMGTRPQRTNRATGFGISVLIIFAYYLLRTMGDALGMSGFLSPWMAAWLPNLFGLGMGTWLLLRISR from the coding sequence ATGAAAACCGTCACTCAATATTTCAATCCACTGAGATCGCTGACTTTCGGTATCTCAATTATGGATCGCTACCTGATGGGCGAACTGATAGCACCATTTTTGTTTGGCTCAGCGCTGTTTTCGTCTGTAGCAGTGGCGATCGGCTCTCTCGATCTGGTTCGGAAAGTTACAGAAGCAGGGTTACCGCTGTCCACGGCGTTAAAAGTTTTTGTGTTAAAAATGCCCTTCTTCATCGCTTTTTCCTTACCTGCATCCATGTTGCTCGCCACCTTGCTAGCCTACAGTCGTCTCTCTGGTGACAGCGAACTAATTGCGCTACGCAGCTGTGGTGTGAGCGCCTATCGGCTGATTTTGCCGGCCATATTTATGAGTTTTGTTGTCACGGGCATCGCCTTTACTTTTAACGAATTGGTTGTACCCGCAGCTAATTACCAAGCGGAGTTAACTCTAGATATAGCTCTGAAACAGGACAGGAAAGATTTTCAGGAAAACAATATTATTTATCCAGAATTTGGCGAAGTTGAACAAGCGAACGGAGAAAAACTAGAAGTATTAAAACGCTTATTTTATGCAGAACAGTTCGATGGCGAAGTCATGAAAAATATTACTATAGTAGACCGCTCTCGTACCGGCGTTAATCAAATTGTCGTCTCGGAATCTGCTCAGTGGAATACAGTAGAAAATACCTGGGATTTCTTCAACGGCACTATCTACCTTATATCTCCTGATAGTTCCTATCGCAACATTTTGCGGTTTGAACATCACCAATTGCAACTACCCCGCGCTCCCTTAGATTTTGCTAAAAAAAGACCGAAAGCTGACGAAATGAACATCGCACAAGTTCAGGAGCAGATAAAGTTAATCAAACCTAGCGGTGACTACAAGGAAATCCGCAAATTGAATATTCGCCTCCAACAAAAAATCGCCTTACCTTTTGCTTGCCTTGTCTTCGGCTTGGTAGGGGCAGTTATGGGAACCAGACCGCAAAGGACGAACAGAGCGACAGGATTTGGCATCAGCGTATTGATTATTTTTGCTTACTACTTGTTGCGGACGATGGGCGACGCTCTGGGGATGAGCGGCTTCCTATCACCGTGGATGGCAGCTTGGTTACCCAACTTGTTCGGTTTGGGAATGGGCACTTGGCTGCTGTTGCGAATCTCTCGGTGA
- the lptB gene encoding LPS export ABC transporter ATP-binding protein translates to MKIVLENIHKYYGKRAIVNRVNLSVARGEVVGLLGPNGAGKTTTFYIATGLDKPNQGKVWLDDLDITEMPMHRRANLGIGYLAQEASIFRNLSVRENILLVLEQTQVPRRERKQRLEELLREFRLERVAYTKGIQVSGGERRRTELARALASGREGPKFLFLDEPFAGVDPIAVAEIQQMVAQLRDRQMGILITDHNVRETLAITDRAYIMRDGQILASGSADELYNNPLVRQYYLGDNFQI, encoded by the coding sequence GTGAAAATAGTCTTGGAAAATATACACAAGTATTATGGCAAGCGAGCGATCGTCAATCGCGTCAACCTCTCCGTTGCTAGAGGAGAAGTAGTGGGGTTGCTGGGGCCCAACGGTGCCGGTAAAACGACAACATTTTATATCGCCACAGGTCTAGACAAACCAAATCAAGGTAAAGTTTGGCTCGACGACCTGGACATTACCGAAATGCCAATGCACCGACGCGCAAATTTGGGTATTGGTTATCTCGCTCAAGAAGCCAGCATTTTTCGCAACCTCAGCGTGCGGGAAAATATTCTCTTAGTTCTAGAGCAAACCCAAGTGCCTCGAAGAGAACGCAAGCAGCGTCTGGAAGAATTATTGCGCGAGTTTCGCTTGGAAAGAGTTGCCTACACCAAAGGAATTCAAGTTTCTGGGGGAGAGAGAAGGCGAACCGAACTGGCAAGAGCTTTGGCATCCGGGCGAGAAGGGCCAAAATTTTTGTTTTTGGACGAACCCTTCGCCGGTGTTGACCCGATAGCTGTAGCAGAAATTCAGCAAATGGTAGCCCAATTGCGCGATCGGCAAATGGGAATCTTAATCACAGATCACAACGTCCGGGAAACTTTGGCAATCACAGACCGAGCCTACATTATGCGAGATGGGCAAATCCTCGCCTCTGGCAGTGCTGACGAACTCTACAACAATCCGCTTGTGCGGCAGTACTACCTCGGCGATAACTTTCAAATATAG
- a CDS encoding LptA/OstA family protein produces MMPAARLPEFWLRRLGIGLTVPAASIVIAIALFPQPQSAKAQNPGDGRALTVRADIQEANQQTGVVTARGNVQLFYPARQIQATAAQAQYFTKERRIVLTGNVYILQQGNSIRGEQVIYLIDEGRFIAQPQPNRQVESIYIINDPNPSTQLPGTSAPRPPQR; encoded by the coding sequence ATGATGCCTGCCGCTCGATTACCTGAATTCTGGTTGCGTCGCCTTGGGATAGGCTTAACGGTTCCAGCTGCTTCGATCGTAATTGCGATCGCCCTTTTCCCCCAACCTCAAAGCGCCAAAGCCCAAAACCCCGGTGACGGTCGCGCCCTCACTGTTCGCGCCGACATTCAAGAAGCCAATCAACAAACTGGAGTGGTGACAGCGCGGGGTAACGTGCAACTTTTCTACCCCGCCCGCCAAATTCAGGCTACAGCCGCCCAAGCCCAATACTTCACCAAAGAAAGGCGCATCGTACTCACAGGCAACGTTTATATATTGCAGCAAGGCAACAGCATTCGCGGCGAACAAGTCATCTACCTGATCGATGAAGGTCGATTTATCGCTCAACCTCAACCGAATCGGCAAGTGGAATCCATCTATATTATTAACGACCCCAACCCTTCCACCCAATTGCCAGGGACATCTGCGCCCAGACCCCCCCAAAGATAA